A single window of Sporosarcina sp. Marseille-Q4943 DNA harbors:
- a CDS encoding response regulator transcription factor, whose protein sequence is MAKFTVLVADDDKEIRDGIEIYLKNEGYSVLKAADGKEALDLIQTNEVHLLILDIMMPNMDGITATFKIREAQNIPIIMLSAKAEDTDKIHGLSVGADDYVTKPFHPLELMARVKSQLRRYVQFGTYDGQKKIEIDGLTLDEDAKELSVDGKPVKLTPIEYKITELLMKNAGRVFSINEIYERVWNEEAYNAENIVAVHIRKIREKIEADPKNPRYVKVVWGIGYKIEK, encoded by the coding sequence ATGGCGAAGTTCACAGTTCTCGTGGCGGATGATGATAAAGAAATCCGCGATGGGATCGAGATTTATTTAAAAAATGAAGGATACAGCGTGTTGAAAGCAGCGGACGGGAAAGAGGCGCTTGATTTGATTCAAACGAATGAAGTCCACCTGCTCATCCTCGACATTATGATGCCGAATATGGATGGGATTACGGCGACGTTCAAAATCCGGGAGGCGCAAAATATCCCGATCATCATGCTCAGCGCGAAGGCGGAGGATACGGATAAAATTCATGGGTTGTCAGTCGGCGCGGATGATTATGTGACGAAACCGTTCCATCCGCTTGAGTTGATGGCGCGCGTCAAATCGCAGCTGCGACGGTATGTCCAATTTGGCACATATGACGGCCAGAAAAAGATTGAAATTGACGGGTTGACGCTCGATGAAGATGCAAAAGAGTTATCGGTTGATGGGAAACCGGTGAAGCTGACGCCGATTGAATATAAGATTACGGAATTGCTCATGAAAAACGCGGGGCGTGTGTTTTCAATAAATGAGATTTACGAACGAGTGTGGAATGAAGAAGCGTATAATGCGGAAAATATTGTTGCGGTCCATATCCGCAAAATTCGTGAGAAGATCGAAGCGGACCCGAAAAATCCGAGATATGTAAAGGTGGTGTGGGGCATTGGGTACAAAATCGAGAAGTGA